The nucleotide window AATCGGACAAGGTGGGGCCGGTTGTAGCACTGCACAATCTCGAGCAGCGGTTGAATCGCATCCCAGGATTGAATGCATTGTATCTGCGTGCGGGCTATTTTATGGGGAACACGCTGCCACAAGCGGCGCTGATACGGATGTTCGGGATGACGGCGGGCCCGCTGCGTGGGGATCTGTCGCTTCCAATGATCGCGACGCGGGATATTGGCGAGTACGCGGCGAAGGCACTGCTGGAACTGAACTTCCAGGGAAAGCAGACCCGGGAACTGCTTGGGCCGCGCGACCTGACTATGAACGAGGTGGCGTCGATCATCGGAAAGGCGATAGGGAATCCTGAACTCAGATACGGGCAATTGCCGGAAGACCAGGTGCGCGGCGGAATGATGTCGATGGGGATGTCGGCGAGCATCGTGAACCTTTTGCTGGAGATGTCGGCGGCATTGAACTCGGGTTATATGCGGGCGCTGGAACCACGATCCGCGGAGAATACGACGCCAACATCGTACGATACTTTTGTAGCTGAAGAGTTCGTGCCGAACTATCAGAAAGCGGCGGCGTAAGCAAAGAACCGAAAAACCGAGTGAACTGAAGGAAAAAGGCGTGGCTTTTCAGCCACGCCTTTCTTGGATCTCGAAGACCCTTTACT belongs to Terriglobia bacterium and includes:
- a CDS encoding NmrA family NAD(P)-binding protein, translated to MYVVTGATGNTGRVIVNGLLARGEKVRAIARNADHLKQETAKGADAFVAQLGDSDAIARAFTGAKAAYLMIPPDIRNQDYRAYQEELVASLGNAVETSNLKYVVVLSSVGADKSDKVGPVVALHNLEQRLNRIPGLNALYLRAGYFMGNTLPQAALIRMFGMTAGPLRGDLSLPMIATRDIGEYAAKALLELNFQGKQTRELLGPRDLTMNEVASIIGKAIGNPELRYGQLPEDQVRGGMMSMGMSASIVNLLLEMSAALNSGYMRALEPRSAENTTPTSYDTFVAEEFVPNYQKAAA